In Ferribacterium limneticum, a genomic segment contains:
- the rnhA gene encoding ribonuclease HI, with the protein MAAEEIVEIFTDGACKGNPGPGGWGAILRLGQHEKELWGGEKETTNNRMELTAAIRAIEALKRPIGGKIYTDSQYVMKGINEWIHGWKKNGWKTADKKPVKNADLWQLLDAQVRLHKLEWVWVKGHAGHPENERADALANRGIDELRNREAA; encoded by the coding sequence ATGGCCGCTGAAGAAATCGTTGAAATATTTACCGATGGAGCCTGCAAGGGCAATCCTGGCCCCGGCGGCTGGGGCGCCATCCTGCGCCTCGGCCAGCACGAAAAGGAGCTGTGGGGCGGCGAGAAGGAAACGACCAACAACCGGATGGAACTGACCGCTGCCATCCGCGCCATCGAAGCCCTCAAGCGACCAATCGGCGGCAAGATCTACACCGACTCGCAGTACGTCATGAAGGGCATCAACGAGTGGATACACGGCTGGAAGAAAAATGGCTGGAAAACCGCCGACAAGAAGCCGGTCAAGAATGCCGACCTGTGGCAACTGCTCGACGCCCAGGTCCGCCTACACAAGCTCGAATGGGTCTGGGTCAAGGGCCACGCCGGCCACCCGGAAAATGAACGGGCCGATGCCCTGGCCAATCGCGGCATCGATGAATTGAGAAACAGGGAAGCAGCATGA
- a CDS encoding SCO family protein — MVERILIFVAGLLAAAIVGVALFWQPEMPERPLPKAVIAAGGDFTLQSASGPVALQNYRGKLVLVYFGYTFCPDICPTSLAATAEGLKQLTPEELARVAMIFVSVDPKRDTPARLAEYVDFFHPAIVGVTGTPENIAEIAKRYGVFYAEQKVETAGGGYVVDHSADTFIVAPDGQLVGKMAHATPPDQVVVAIRKYLNQP; from the coding sequence ATGGTTGAACGCATACTGATATTTGTCGCCGGATTGCTGGCGGCAGCGATTGTCGGCGTCGCGCTGTTCTGGCAGCCCGAGATGCCAGAGCGGCCCCTGCCCAAGGCGGTCATCGCAGCCGGCGGCGATTTCACCCTGCAGTCGGCGAGCGGCCCGGTGGCGCTCCAGAACTACCGCGGCAAGCTGGTCCTCGTCTATTTCGGCTACACCTTCTGCCCGGACATCTGCCCGACCTCACTGGCCGCGACGGCCGAAGGCCTCAAGCAACTGACGCCCGAGGAACTGGCCAGGGTGGCGATGATCTTTGTTTCGGTGGATCCGAAACGCGATACGCCGGCCCGGCTGGCCGAGTACGTCGATTTCTTCCATCCGGCCATCGTCGGCGTTACCGGCACGCCGGAAAACATCGCCGAAATCGCCAAGCGCTACGGCGTTTTCTACGCCGAACAGAAAGTGGAAACAGCCGGTGGCGGCTACGTTGTCGACCACTCGGCCGACACCTTCATCGTCGCCCCGGACGGCCAACTGGTCGGCAAGATGGCCCACGCCACGCCGCCCGATCAGGTCGTTGTCGCCATTCGCAAATACTTGAACCAACCCTGA
- a CDS encoding methyltransferase domain-containing protein, producing MSIPGLDAWLSTAAGRYVLDWEQRQLDAAVPDVFGFHALQLGLPQGDFLRANRIPLRLKAGEYGAVDMLCNCAALPFASLSTDLVVLPHVLEFSDEPHQILREVERILIPEGQVIIIGFNPLSLWGLKRKFDGSGQFPWNGSYLSLTRLKDWLKLLSFEVDRGQFGCYIPPVEQLKWVQRWQFIETAGNRWWNFSGGVYVVRAIKRVHGMHLITPNWRNKSVRAKALRPIAQKEGHGR from the coding sequence ATGTCAATTCCCGGGCTCGACGCCTGGCTGTCGACCGCAGCCGGCCGCTATGTGCTCGATTGGGAACAGCGCCAGCTCGACGCCGCCGTGCCCGATGTTTTCGGTTTTCATGCCCTGCAACTCGGCCTGCCGCAGGGTGATTTCCTGCGCGCCAACCGCATTCCGTTGCGCCTGAAAGCCGGCGAATACGGCGCGGTGGACATGCTCTGCAACTGCGCCGCCCTGCCCTTCGCTTCGCTCAGCACCGACCTCGTCGTCCTGCCGCATGTCCTCGAATTCAGCGACGAGCCGCATCAGATATTGCGCGAAGTGGAGCGCATCCTGATTCCCGAGGGACAGGTCATCATCATCGGTTTCAACCCGCTGTCGCTGTGGGGACTGAAACGAAAATTCGACGGCAGCGGCCAATTTCCGTGGAATGGCAGCTATCTGTCGCTGACTCGCCTCAAGGATTGGCTAAAATTGCTCAGTTTTGAAGTCGATCGTGGCCAGTTCGGGTGTTACATCCCGCCGGTCGAACAACTCAAATGGGTGCAACGCTGGCAGTTCATCGAAACGGCCGGCAACCGCTGGTGGAATTTTTCCGGCGGCGTCTATGTGGTGCGCGCCATCAAGCGCGTGCACGGCATGCACCTGATCACCCCCAACTGGCGAAACAAGTCGGTGCGCGCCAAGGCGCTGCGCCCGATCGCCCAAAAGGAAGGCCATGGCCGCTGA
- a CDS encoding response regulator transcription factor codes for MTEPTLIIDDDPSFNAILVRTLERRGHPARGTLDATSALAAAKEMQAGRVVLDLNLNGTSGLALIPQLLAINPECRIVVLTGYASIATAVDAVKLGAVQYLAKPVEVEAILTAFDADDGPDFDVPASDEPLSVDRLEWEHIHRVLNENDGNVSATARALKMHRRTLQRKLSKRPVKT; via the coding sequence ATGACCGAACCAACGCTGATCATCGACGACGACCCCAGCTTCAACGCCATCCTCGTCCGCACCCTGGAACGGCGCGGCCACCCGGCGCGGGGCACCCTCGATGCCACATCGGCACTGGCCGCAGCAAAGGAAATGCAGGCCGGGCGCGTCGTCCTCGACCTCAACCTGAACGGTACTTCCGGCCTGGCCTTGATCCCGCAACTGCTGGCCATCAACCCGGAATGCCGGATCGTCGTCCTGACCGGCTACGCCAGCATCGCCACCGCCGTCGACGCGGTCAAGCTCGGCGCCGTCCAGTACCTCGCCAAGCCGGTCGAAGTCGAAGCCATCCTGACGGCCTTCGACGCTGACGACGGCCCGGATTTCGACGTCCCGGCTTCGGATGAACCGCTGTCCGTCGACCGCCTCGAATGGGAACACATCCATCGCGTCCTCAACGAAAACGACGGCAACGTCTCAGCCACTGCCCGGGCGCTGAAGATGCATCGGCGAACGCTGCAGCGCAAATTGTCGAAACGGCCGGTCAAGACCTGA
- a CDS encoding M18 family aminopeptidase codes for MNIPDSTRAQAQDLLDFIDASPSPWHAVQTCEARLTAAGFKALDEADRWTLTAGDRRYVVRGGSSIIAFIVGSQPAATTGLRLIGAHTDSPGLRLKPKPAEDAAGMVRLGVEVYGGPILATFADRDLSLAGRVNVRVPGGFEARLVRFTEPLLRLPNLAIHMNREVNENGLKFNKQTELPLLLGISEDGTKAEARFRQPIAAQLGVEPGDLLTWELNAYDTQKGAFWGVDREFVANSQLDNLASCHAALSALLATPEPAATCLCAFFDHEEVGSESATGAGGSFIADVLGRLSACAGLDSEDQRRMLARSFFISADMAHGWHPNFPAAYEPCHHALVNAGPVIKSNANQRYSTSAETAARFMAICEKAGVPCQQYAHRTDLGCGSTIGPIVASRLGIPSVDVGSPMWAMHSIRESAGVLDHGYMIAALTASFSN; via the coding sequence ATGAACATTCCCGACTCCACTCGCGCCCAGGCGCAGGATCTGCTCGATTTCATCGACGCCAGCCCCAGCCCCTGGCATGCCGTTCAGACCTGCGAAGCCCGACTGACCGCCGCCGGGTTCAAAGCGCTCGACGAAGCCGACCGCTGGACCTTGACCGCCGGCGACCGTCGCTATGTCGTACGTGGCGGGTCGTCGATCATTGCCTTCATCGTCGGCAGCCAGCCGGCAGCAACGACCGGCCTGCGCCTGATCGGCGCCCATACCGACTCGCCGGGCCTGCGCCTCAAGCCGAAGCCGGCCGAAGACGCGGCCGGTATGGTGCGTCTCGGCGTCGAAGTCTATGGCGGACCGATCCTCGCCACCTTCGCCGACCGTGACCTGTCGCTGGCCGGCCGCGTCAATGTCCGCGTGCCGGGCGGCTTTGAAGCCCGGCTGGTGCGCTTTACCGAACCGCTGCTGCGCCTGCCCAACCTCGCCATCCACATGAATCGCGAGGTCAATGAAAATGGCCTGAAATTCAACAAGCAGACGGAACTCCCGCTGCTGCTGGGTATTTCCGAAGATGGCACAAAGGCCGAAGCGCGCTTCCGCCAGCCCATCGCTGCCCAACTCGGCGTCGAGCCAGGCGATCTGCTGACCTGGGAACTCAACGCCTATGACACGCAAAAAGGCGCCTTTTGGGGCGTCGACCGTGAGTTCGTCGCCAACAGCCAGCTCGACAACCTCGCCTCCTGCCACGCCGCACTGAGCGCCCTGCTCGCCACGCCCGAACCCGCCGCCACCTGCCTGTGCGCCTTTTTTGATCATGAGGAAGTCGGCAGTGAGAGCGCCACGGGCGCCGGCGGCAGCTTCATTGCCGATGTGCTCGGCCGACTGTCTGCCTGCGCAGGACTGGATAGCGAAGACCAGCGCCGCATGCTGGCCCGGAGCTTCTTCATCAGCGCCGACATGGCGCATGGCTGGCACCCGAATTTCCCGGCTGCTTACGAGCCCTGCCACCACGCGCTGGTCAATGCCGGTCCAGTCATCAAGAGCAATGCCAACCAGCGCTACAGCACCAGCGCCGAGACGGCAGCACGCTTCATGGCCATCTGCGAAAAAGCCGGCGTGCCCTGCCAGCAATACGCCCACCGCACCGACCTCGGTTGCGGCAGCACCATCGGCCCCATCGTCGCCTCGCGCCTCGGTATCCCCAGCGTCGATGTCGGCTCGCCGATGTGGGCCATGCACAGCATCCGCGAAAGCGCCGGCGTTCTCGACCACGGTTACATGATCGCTGCCCTCACCGCCTCATTCTCGAACTGA
- a CDS encoding ATP-binding protein encodes MAFTPCTTANTDHLANLRRLVIGRWVVLAVLAQLIMVGPGLLDIPVPQVPLLGIVAIALLFNAIAQWRVIRSQTATANELFSQLLFDVGMLSAVVFLSGGAANPLVSLLLPPVAVAALTLPARCVAIVTAVAIAAYSLLMLYYVPLPMPDATRATRLHLGGMWLIFVVSAVMIGWIIVHTTRVIRQRDAELATAREQGLRDERVVAMGTLAAGAAHELGTPLGTMTLLAGELANDPGLNEPARDDLRLLLQQIAVCKEIVTGLSRRAGAERLENSPLQAANRWLDHLRQNWHAARPQASSRLIVASDGEAPEIVADPRLEQAVLNLLNNAANATTIPLEIRLSWCTDNLCIDIRDRGPGFPEQVLELGGQESFPAHERGSGVGLMLTRSAVEQLGGTLTLLNPEEGGALARIELPRIKT; translated from the coding sequence ATGGCATTTACCCCGTGCACGACCGCGAATACCGACCACCTGGCCAACCTGCGCCGCCTGGTTATCGGTCGCTGGGTAGTGCTCGCCGTGCTGGCCCAACTCATCATGGTCGGCCCCGGCCTGCTCGACATTCCCGTGCCGCAGGTACCGCTCCTCGGCATCGTCGCCATCGCCCTGCTGTTCAACGCGATAGCCCAGTGGCGGGTAATCCGCTCGCAAACTGCCACGGCCAACGAACTGTTCAGCCAGCTACTGTTCGACGTCGGCATGCTGAGCGCCGTCGTCTTCCTCAGCGGCGGCGCCGCCAATCCGCTCGTATCCCTGCTTCTGCCACCAGTCGCCGTCGCCGCGCTGACCCTGCCGGCGCGTTGCGTGGCCATCGTCACCGCCGTCGCCATTGCCGCCTATTCGTTGCTCATGCTCTATTACGTCCCGCTACCGATGCCCGACGCAACGCGCGCGACGCGCCTGCACCTGGGCGGCATGTGGCTGATTTTCGTCGTCTCGGCCGTGATGATCGGCTGGATCATCGTGCACACCACCCGCGTCATTCGCCAGCGCGATGCCGAACTGGCCACCGCCCGCGAACAGGGCCTGCGCGATGAACGGGTCGTTGCCATGGGCACGCTGGCCGCCGGCGCCGCCCACGAACTCGGCACGCCGCTCGGCACCATGACCCTGCTCGCCGGTGAACTGGCCAACGATCCCGGCCTGAACGAACCAGCTCGCGACGACCTCAGGCTGCTCCTGCAGCAAATCGCCGTCTGCAAGGAAATCGTCACCGGCCTGTCGCGCCGGGCCGGGGCCGAGCGCCTCGAAAATTCGCCGCTGCAGGCCGCCAACCGCTGGCTGGACCACCTGCGCCAGAACTGGCACGCCGCCCGCCCGCAAGCCAGCAGCCGGCTGATCGTCGCCAGCGATGGCGAGGCGCCGGAAATCGTCGCCGACCCGCGGCTCGAACAGGCCGTGCTCAATCTCCTCAACAACGCCGCCAACGCGACGACCATCCCGCTCGAAATACGCCTGAGCTGGTGCACCGACAACCTGTGCATCGACATCCGCGACCGCGGGCCGGGCTTTCCCGAGCAGGTGCTTGAACTGGGCGGCCAGGAAAGTTTTCCCGCCCACGAGCGCGGTAGCGGCGTCGGCCTGATGCTGACGCGCAGCGCCGTCGAACAACTCGGCGGCACCCTGACGCTGCTCAATCCCGAAGAAGGGGGCGCCCTCGCCCGCATCGAATTACCCCGGATAAAGACATGA
- the dnaQ gene encoding DNA polymerase III subunit epsilon, with protein sequence MRQIVLDTETTGLDPRSGHRIIEVACIEMVNRRFTGHHLHKYLNPEREIDEGAQAVHGITLEFLADKPKFADIADEFLEFINGAELIIHNAPFDIGFLNAELDRLGRVPVGTICGKVTDTLRMAKDLHPGKRNSLDALCERYEIDNSSRTLHGALLDTELLAEVFLAMTRGQNSLMIEPDAAPRPNIGADGLVRERKPLTVRRASPEELAEHEQVLAAINKESKGACLWLPKPDAEAA encoded by the coding sequence ATGAGACAGATCGTCCTCGACACCGAAACCACCGGCCTCGACCCCCGCTCGGGCCACCGCATCATTGAAGTCGCCTGCATCGAGATGGTGAACCGCCGCTTCACCGGCCACCACCTGCACAAATACCTCAACCCCGAGCGAGAAATCGACGAAGGCGCCCAGGCGGTGCACGGCATCACGCTTGAATTCCTCGCCGACAAGCCGAAATTCGCCGACATCGCCGACGAGTTCCTCGAGTTCATCAACGGCGCCGAGCTGATCATCCACAACGCCCCGTTCGACATCGGCTTCCTCAATGCCGAACTCGACCGCCTCGGTCGCGTGCCGGTCGGCACCATCTGCGGCAAGGTCACCGACACCCTGCGCATGGCCAAGGACCTCCACCCTGGCAAGCGCAACAGCCTCGACGCGCTGTGCGAACGCTACGAAATCGACAATTCCAGCCGCACCCTGCACGGCGCCCTGCTCGACACCGAACTGCTGGCCGAAGTTTTCCTGGCCATGACGCGCGGCCAGAACTCGTTGATGATCGAACCCGATGCCGCGCCGCGCCCGAACATCGGCGCCGACGGCCTGGTCCGCGAGCGCAAGCCGCTCACCGTTCGCCGCGCCTCGCCCGAGGAACTGGCCGAACACGAGCAGGTGCTCGCCGCCATCAACAAGGAATCCAAAGGCGCCTGCCTGTGGCTGCCGAAGCCTGACGCCGAAGCGGCCTGA
- a CDS encoding copper chaperone PCu(A)C, whose protein sequence is MKQLSLLAASLMFSAGVLAGAADNVSVQDPYVRLAPPNAPATGAFMVIKNNGDKDVKVVKADNPVSKVTELHTHINDGGVMKMRPVPSIDIKAKGEAVLKPGSLHVMMIDIKTPMKEGDVVPITLSFDDGSTKQVDAKVVRPMAAPMPAAMEHKH, encoded by the coding sequence ATGAAACAACTGTCCCTGCTCGCAGCCAGCCTGATGTTCTCGGCCGGTGTCCTGGCCGGCGCCGCCGACAACGTGTCGGTTCAGGACCCGTATGTCCGCCTGGCCCCGCCCAACGCCCCGGCCACCGGCGCCTTCATGGTCATCAAGAACAACGGCGACAAGGACGTCAAAGTGGTCAAGGCCGACAACCCGGTCTCCAAAGTCACCGAACTGCATACCCATATCAACGATGGCGGCGTCATGAAAATGCGCCCGGTGCCCAGCATCGACATCAAGGCCAAGGGCGAAGCCGTCCTCAAGCCGGGCAGCCTGCACGTCATGATGATCGACATCAAGACGCCGATGAAGGAAGGCGACGTCGTGCCGATCACCCTGAGCTTCGACGACGGCAGCACCAAACAGGTCGACGCCAAGGTCGTCCGCCCGATGGCCGCACCGATGCCGGCGGCCATGGAACACAAACACTGA
- a CDS encoding c-type cytochrome produces MLKVLRLPLVIAAVALSYSAAAVDLEKGKEINGTCAACHSDNGQGGKKGEYPRIAGQQVKYIESQLRNFRSRTRVNIPMFPYTQERELSDEDIKDISAYLSGIVLDTKMPTYVGTEDALTKLLMAEKVMIIPRAEGDLANGEKLYQKQCAACHGKTGKGRGMFPMLVGQYTNYLQRQVDLYLKGDRPHDEEGTVGLLNALKPQDIQDILAYLTSIQEPKE; encoded by the coding sequence ATGCTGAAAGTTTTGCGTTTGCCCCTCGTTATTGCAGCCGTTGCCCTGAGCTACTCGGCGGCTGCGGTCGACCTCGAAAAAGGCAAGGAAATCAACGGCACCTGCGCTGCCTGCCACAGCGATAATGGCCAGGGCGGCAAGAAGGGCGAGTACCCGCGCATTGCCGGTCAGCAGGTCAAGTACATCGAAAGCCAGTTGCGGAATTTCCGTTCGCGGACGCGGGTCAATATCCCGATGTTCCCCTACACGCAGGAGCGCGAGCTGTCCGATGAGGATATCAAGGACATTTCGGCTTATCTGTCGGGAATCGTCCTCGACACCAAAATGCCAACCTATGTCGGTACCGAAGACGCGCTGACCAAGCTGCTGATGGCCGAAAAGGTGATGATCATCCCGCGTGCCGAGGGCGATCTGGCCAATGGCGAGAAGCTCTACCAGAAGCAGTGCGCCGCCTGCCACGGCAAGACCGGCAAGGGCCGCGGCATGTTCCCCATGCTCGTTGGCCAATACACCAATTATCTGCAGCGCCAGGTCGATCTTTACCTCAAGGGCGACCGGCCGCATGACGAGGAGGGCACCGTCGGTTTGCTCAATGCCCTCAAACCGCAGGACATCCAGGACATCCTGGCCTATCTCACGTCGATCCAGGAGCCGAAGGAATGA
- a CDS encoding methyltransferase family protein, producing MNDLITFLAGSGIVIWLSRKALLKPGSHGFYRFFAWEAILGLIVLNHGVWGEDPYSPHQFTSWMLMLLSMFLVIAGARTLTRHGEANAKRDDGSFYEFEKTTQLVSHGIFGYIRHPMYSSLLALAWGAYFQDPSTIGTLIAGVASISLWLTAVTDERECLAYFGDAYANYMQRTKRFIPFLL from the coding sequence ATGAACGATCTGATCACCTTCCTCGCCGGCTCCGGCATCGTCATCTGGCTTTCGCGAAAAGCCCTGCTCAAGCCGGGCAGCCACGGTTTCTACCGCTTTTTTGCCTGGGAAGCCATCCTCGGACTGATTGTGCTCAACCACGGCGTGTGGGGCGAAGATCCGTACTCGCCGCACCAATTCACCTCGTGGATGCTGATGCTGCTCAGCATGTTCCTGGTCATCGCCGGAGCGCGCACACTGACCCGCCATGGCGAAGCCAATGCCAAACGTGACGATGGCTCGTTCTACGAATTCGAAAAGACGACGCAACTGGTGTCGCATGGCATCTTCGGCTACATCCGCCATCCGATGTACTCGTCCTTGCTGGCGCTGGCCTGGGGCGCCTATTTCCAGGACCCGAGCACGATCGGCACGCTCATCGCCGGTGTCGCATCCATTTCGCTGTGGCTGACCGCCGTTACCGACGAGCGCGAATGCCTGGCCTATTTCGGCGACGCCTACGCCAACTACATGCAGCGCACCAAGCGCTTCATCCCCTTCCTACTCTGA
- a CDS encoding helix-turn-helix transcriptional regulator: MAPNTSDWLAHIADMLGAEASGSLTLHPDGSHSLIADGHSDSAIVQYRDHFSRLDPLQTLLDERPAGRAIVIDTTRHPAYLARPELCHDYLRPHGIDHVIAAQWRQPDGTLNIVGFQRFHGSEPFSVGQGKELDRFIHHWRVGNATPAPEGLAARPANSRRNCDIAAQINIPLAVVSASLVVAWANTAAHEHPGTAWLALFEKHTASQAVTVTRRRLLELVGTSLRQRSTAEALVASSDDTWFASATPVVGKPNLALLRMTAMHHLAPGIRSRLEHLYGLTRAEAELTVLLAKGESLESIASARAVKLDTVRTQLRTVYKKTGTHRQGELVCLAGALGNV; the protein is encoded by the coding sequence ATGGCACCCAACACCTCCGACTGGCTGGCCCATATTGCTGACATGCTGGGCGCCGAGGCGAGTGGCTCGCTCACCCTGCATCCTGATGGCAGCCACAGCCTGATCGCCGATGGTCACAGCGACAGCGCCATCGTTCAATACCGCGACCATTTCAGCCGTCTCGACCCCCTGCAAACCCTGCTCGACGAGCGCCCGGCTGGTCGCGCCATCGTCATCGACACCACCCGGCACCCCGCCTACCTGGCGCGGCCGGAGCTCTGCCACGACTACCTGCGCCCGCACGGCATCGACCATGTCATCGCCGCCCAATGGCGCCAGCCGGACGGTACGCTCAACATCGTCGGCTTCCAGCGCTTTCATGGATCTGAGCCATTCTCCGTCGGACAAGGCAAAGAACTAGACCGCTTCATCCACCACTGGCGCGTCGGCAACGCAACGCCAGCGCCAGAGGGGCTGGCCGCCCGCCCGGCCAACTCCCGCCGCAACTGCGACATCGCCGCCCAGATCAACATTCCGCTGGCCGTCGTCTCAGCGAGCCTCGTTGTCGCCTGGGCCAACACCGCAGCCCACGAACACCCCGGCACCGCCTGGCTGGCACTGTTCGAGAAACATACCGCCTCGCAAGCGGTGACCGTCACCAGACGCCGATTGCTGGAGCTAGTCGGCACCAGCCTGCGCCAGCGCTCGACCGCAGAAGCCCTCGTCGCTAGCAGCGACGACACCTGGTTCGCCTCGGCCACCCCGGTCGTCGGCAAGCCCAACCTCGCGCTGCTCCGCATGACTGCCATGCACCACCTCGCCCCCGGCATCCGCAGCCGCCTTGAACACCTCTACGGCCTCACCCGCGCCGAAGCCGAATTGACCGTGCTGCTCGCCAAGGGCGAAAGCCTGGAGTCCATCGCCTCGGCCCGCGCCGTCAAACTCGACACCGTGCGAACGCAGTTGCGGACGGTTTACAAGAAGACAGGGACGCATCGGCAGGGCGAGCTGGTTTGTCTGGCGGGGGCACTGGGCAACGTCTAG
- a CDS encoding esterase/lipase family protein, which translates to MVPISLLIWLALEISGYLYIGRHLMHLDWPLAIIGAINCLLGLRFWMNATTWFFGMKFASPAPALGFGKRFRIMAGEYFAFLLTFLLVIPFERLWMPTDRLLPGQKPILLVHGYGCSRGVWWLLRRRLEAAGYSVATVSLAPPYTSMGKLVPLLNQRIEEVCADTGSKQVTLVAHSMGGLICRSYLARHGIERVDRLFTLATPHAGSLLSKIAFGQNSREMTPGSLWLRDMATEPIKIPAVSLRNAYDNYVMPQDNQRLPGARDVELPAVGHIAMLYDERVANLLLELLKLKKP; encoded by the coding sequence ATGGTCCCCATCTCTCTGCTTATCTGGCTCGCCCTCGAAATCAGCGGCTATCTCTACATCGGCCGCCACCTCATGCACCTCGACTGGCCTCTGGCCATCATCGGGGCGATCAACTGCCTGCTCGGCCTGCGCTTCTGGATGAACGCGACGACCTGGTTCTTCGGCATGAAATTCGCCTCGCCGGCGCCGGCGCTCGGCTTTGGCAAACGCTTCCGGATTATGGCCGGCGAATACTTCGCCTTCCTGCTCACCTTTCTGCTCGTCATCCCCTTCGAGCGGCTGTGGATGCCGACTGACCGCCTGCTGCCAGGGCAAAAGCCGATCCTGCTCGTCCATGGCTACGGCTGCAGCCGCGGCGTCTGGTGGCTGCTCCGCCGACGCCTCGAAGCAGCCGGCTACAGCGTCGCCACGGTCAGCCTGGCGCCGCCCTACACCAGCATGGGCAAGCTGGTGCCGCTCCTCAACCAGCGCATCGAGGAAGTCTGCGCCGACACCGGCAGCAAGCAGGTAACGCTGGTCGCGCACAGCATGGGCGGCCTGATTTGCCGCTCCTATCTGGCACGCCATGGCATCGAACGCGTCGACCGTTTGTTCACGCTGGCCACGCCACATGCCGGCAGCCTCCTGAGCAAAATCGCCTTCGGCCAGAATTCCCGCGAGATGACGCCCGGCTCGCTGTGGCTGCGCGACATGGCGACCGAACCGATCAAGATTCCCGCCGTCAGCCTGCGCAATGCCTACGATAACTACGTCATGCCGCAGGACAACCAGCGCCTGCCCGGTGCCCGCGATGTCGAACTGCCTGCGGTAGGTCACATCGCCATGCTTTATGATGAACGCGTTGCCAATTTGTTGCTCGAATTGCTGAAACTCAAGAAACCATGA